Proteins from one Calditrichota bacterium genomic window:
- a CDS encoding sodium-dependent transporter: MHKIESFSSRFGLIAATLGMAIGAGNIWRFPRLAGQYGGSFIIPWLIFLFLWSIPLLMVEFSVGMKTRKGVLGAFKKAMGEKYTWMGWFVAFCTSAIMFYYSVVSGWALKYFLLAVSSELTTLNHEQFWTSYTTSYNEPVLFHFVSLALAEILIYLGVVKGIERFSKIIIPTLYILLIISAIKAISLSGSDVGLSYLFSFELQKLGDYKIWLDGLSQSAWSTGAGWGLVLTYAVYAKNKARITGNVFITGIGNNFASILAGLVIIPTIFALSPSTDVASSALASGNQGLAFIAIPKLFSQMSAGGIFAIIFFMALFFAALSSLISMLELASRVMMDFGMDRKKAVIVIALITAIVGTPSAISMDFFNNQDWVWGLGLILSGLFFTLLVLKVGVTKFVDEWYQPQKYTTFTHLAFKVLFYVLLPLEFIAMLGWWFYQSVTRLPESSWDIFESFSLGTTLFQWIFILAIGIIFNKKINNWMSKTESKEN, translated from the coding sequence ATGCATAAAATAGAATCATTCAGTTCACGATTTGGTTTGATAGCAGCAACCCTGGGCATGGCAATTGGTGCGGGAAATATTTGGCGTTTTCCACGTCTTGCCGGTCAATATGGCGGTTCATTTATTATTCCCTGGCTCATCTTCCTTTTTTTGTGGTCTATTCCTTTGTTAATGGTTGAGTTTTCTGTGGGAATGAAAACACGTAAAGGGGTGCTCGGTGCTTTTAAAAAAGCTATGGGTGAAAAATACACCTGGATGGGATGGTTTGTAGCATTCTGTACAAGCGCAATTATGTTTTATTATTCAGTTGTAAGCGGTTGGGCTCTAAAATATTTTTTGCTTGCCGTTTCAAGTGAATTAACAACTCTTAATCACGAACAGTTTTGGACAAGTTACACCACATCCTACAATGAGCCGGTTCTTTTTCATTTTGTTTCATTGGCCCTTGCAGAAATTTTAATTTACCTCGGTGTGGTCAAAGGGATAGAGCGTTTTTCAAAAATAATAATTCCGACTTTATATATTCTTTTAATAATATCTGCAATAAAAGCAATAAGCTTATCAGGATCTGATGTTGGGCTATCCTATCTGTTTTCTTTTGAGCTTCAAAAATTAGGCGATTACAAAATCTGGCTTGATGGACTTTCTCAATCAGCTTGGTCTACAGGCGCGGGTTGGGGATTGGTTTTAACATATGCTGTTTATGCAAAAAATAAAGCCCGCATTACAGGTAATGTTTTTATTACCGGGATCGGAAATAATTTTGCATCTATTTTAGCTGGCTTGGTCATTATTCCAACAATCTTTGCATTAAGCCCCTCAACAGATGTAGCAAGTTCAGCACTGGCATCCGGAAACCAGGGACTTGCATTTATTGCCATTCCAAAACTTTTTTCACAGATGAGCGCAGGGGGTATTTTTGCGATTATCTTTTTTATGGCACTGTTTTTTGCAGCTCTTTCCAGCCTTATATCAATGTTAGAGCTCGCATCACGGGTAATGATGGACTTTGGAATGGATCGAAAAAAAGCAGTCATTGTTATCGCCTTAATTACTGCCATAGTAGGCACTCCATCTGCTATATCAATGGATTTTTTCAACAATCAGGATTGGGTTTGGGGGCTTGGATTAATTTTAAGTGGCTTATTTTTTACTTTACTTGTATTGAAAGTTGGCGTAACAAAATTTGTAGATGAATGGTACCAACCACAAAAGTACACTACTTTCACGCATTTGGCATTTAAAGTATTATTTTATGTTTTATTGCCTCTTGAATTTATTGCCATGCTTGGATGGTGGTTTTATCAATCAGTAACCCGGTTACCAGAGTCTTCATGGGATATTTTTGAGAGTTTCAGTTTGGGGACTACACTTTTTCAATGGATTTTTATTTTGGCAATAGGTATTATTTTTAACAAGAAAATCAACAATTGGATGTCTAAAACGGAGTCGAAGGAGAATTAA
- the holA gene encoding DNA polymerase III subunit delta: MASVSDIIKSIGEEKFAPVYLLSGKEKFFHDQIINALTSKLFADSSSRSLNRIMLHGSENSLSDVVNASLSYPMLSNNKLVVVKELSRIKVSDTSTFLNYLENPTVTTVLLLSTEEMGKTKLFIELKKKAVFVDCKPVPDYKIPAIIKERLGLKKKQMSSRAVTMLAEYTGNSLLNIEHELEKVKEYKSDGSEIGEDDIIAVTGMSKDYNVFTLQKMLSEKNLERSFVIGKKLIEKGENINLLISVLFNYFRKALLVAKGKSSGQDFGAISRELKINEYQQRDISATLKYFSPIALENVVSELHVIDKKAKSTASTDWALVQSLCFTICRL, encoded by the coding sequence ATGGCTTCAGTTTCTGACATCATCAAATCAATTGGCGAAGAAAAATTTGCCCCCGTTTATTTATTAAGCGGTAAAGAAAAGTTTTTTCATGATCAGATTATTAACGCACTTACCAGTAAACTTTTTGCAGATTCTTCTTCTAGAAGCTTAAACCGCATTATGCTACATGGAAGTGAAAACAGTTTATCCGATGTTGTAAATGCGTCCCTTTCTTATCCGATGCTTTCCAACAACAAGCTTGTTGTGGTTAAAGAGCTTTCCAGAATCAAAGTTTCGGATACCTCGACTTTTTTAAACTATCTTGAAAATCCAACGGTAACAACAGTTTTATTATTGTCAACAGAAGAGATGGGTAAGACCAAGCTGTTTATAGAATTAAAGAAAAAAGCGGTTTTTGTTGATTGCAAACCGGTTCCGGATTATAAAATTCCGGCTATAATAAAAGAACGGCTGGGTCTGAAGAAAAAGCAAATGTCTTCCAGGGCAGTTACAATGCTTGCCGAGTATACCGGGAATAGCTTGCTAAATATTGAGCATGAACTGGAGAAGGTAAAAGAGTATAAATCGGATGGATCTGAAATAGGCGAAGATGATATAATTGCCGTTACAGGAATGTCCAAAGATTACAATGTTTTTACCTTGCAAAAAATGTTAAGTGAAAAAAACCTGGAACGTAGTTTTGTGATCGGCAAAAAGCTGATTGAAAAAGGCGAAAATATAAATCTATTAATATCGGTTCTTTTTAATTATTTTAGAAAAGCATTGTTGGTTGCAAAAGGAAAAAGTAGCGGTCAGGATTTTGGCGCTATTTCCCGTGAGTTAAAAATAAATGAATATCAACAGCGGGATATTTCAGCAACATTGAAATATTTTAGTCCAATAGCTTTAGAGAATGTTGTTTCTGAACTGCATGTAATTGACAAAAAAGCAAAAAGTACAGCAAGTACAGATTGGGCGCTTGTTCAATCTTTATGTTTTACTATATGCAGGCTTTAA
- a CDS encoding sigma-70 family RNA polymerase sigma factor yields the protein MTTVNKEITNVKNESGPTDEQLIARFQQGDAYAYDLLVKRYRDPLMNYIFRFLGDRIDAEDILQETFLRLYKNKHYYKEIAKFSTWIYTIAGNLAKTELRKRKRRNIFSIHNFMSTEKDYELPDKGITPDKYANSAITDTEIQKAIAKLSPKFKQVILLRDVQGFSYEEISQIVNIPLGTVKSRVNRARLKLQYDLKKILKDVK from the coding sequence ATGACAACAGTAAACAAAGAGATAACAAATGTAAAAAATGAGTCTGGGCCAACGGATGAGCAGCTGATAGCGCGCTTCCAACAAGGAGATGCCTATGCTTATGATCTACTGGTAAAAAGATACCGAGACCCGTTAATGAATTATATATTTCGGTTTCTTGGTGATAGAATTGACGCTGAAGATATTCTTCAGGAAACCTTTTTAAGACTTTACAAAAACAAACATTATTATAAGGAAATAGCAAAGTTCTCCACTTGGATTTATACAATTGCCGGAAACCTTGCAAAAACAGAACTAAGAAAGAGAAAAAGAAGGAACATTTTTTCAATTCATAACTTTATGTCTACAGAAAAAGATTATGAATTGCCGGACAAGGGAATTACACCTGATAAATATGCAAATTCTGCAATAACTGATACAGAGATTCAAAAAGCCATTGCTAAACTTTCACCAAAATTTAAACAGGTGATATTACTGCGGGATGTGCAGGGCTTTTCTTATGAAGAAATATCTCAAATTGTAAATATTCCACTTGGGACTGTTAAATCTCGTGTTAACCGGGCACGTTTAAAACTACAGTATGATCTAAAAAAAATATTAAAAGATGTTAAATAG
- a CDS encoding GAF domain-containing protein encodes MLYYILVIILSLIGFFVNIDLLGFTGNILLKIMLFSGLGFIVYRQYSASIAQDEKQQSLPDQEESKSVTQPTEQIFLESSEKGDINKLLSDKTISLNSLLLSQFEILFNYFLPANGYIFIQNKKNDLRLFYKQIKQNISWTESDETPSIIKLLRNHSNEILVENNLGNGSNILPYYTDSNYTPGSILSLSTKITEDQKIFWVFDAPATGYFNEEDFKVLTQVSFTSQFLTINAFKQKHVFEDLSRERNKLELANKLNGCSTKDKLTSVFIEFLAELFEAHKLTVAMVDENNTQMATITKTIGQIDSIKAGTRFSLNEGLCGKVLTNKQIYLLDDIEKDGYFIPRFSKNEKTNYGLHSFLAIPFINQSEAIGLLILEHKTPGFYQDNHKIELNEYCEYYSVAISRFVENQYFEGAEE; translated from the coding sequence GTGCTGTATTACATTTTAGTAATTATTCTATCTTTGATTGGATTTTTTGTAAATATTGACTTGTTGGGTTTTACAGGAAATATTCTTCTGAAGATAATGCTTTTTTCCGGGTTAGGATTTATTGTATACAGGCAATACTCAGCTTCAATTGCTCAAGACGAAAAACAGCAATCCCTACCGGACCAAGAGGAAAGTAAATCTGTAACTCAACCAACAGAACAAATTTTTCTCGAAAGTTCAGAAAAGGGGGATATAAATAAACTTCTTAGTGATAAAACTATTTCACTAAACTCTCTACTTTTAAGCCAGTTTGAAATTTTATTTAATTATTTCCTTCCTGCCAATGGTTACATCTTTATTCAAAACAAGAAAAACGACCTTCGGCTTTTCTATAAACAAATTAAACAAAACATTTCCTGGACTGAATCGGATGAAACTCCATCAATAATAAAACTATTAAGAAATCATTCAAATGAAATTTTGGTTGAGAATAACCTGGGAAATGGATCAAACATATTACCTTATTATACCGATTCAAATTACACACCCGGCTCGATTTTATCTTTATCTACAAAAATTACTGAAGACCAAAAAATTTTCTGGGTCTTCGATGCCCCTGCAACAGGCTACTTTAATGAAGAGGACTTTAAGGTTTTAACACAGGTTAGCTTTACATCCCAATTTTTAACAATTAATGCTTTTAAACAAAAACATGTATTTGAAGACCTATCAAGAGAAAGAAATAAACTTGAACTTGCCAATAAGTTAAATGGTTGTTCGACTAAAGATAAATTGACATCGGTATTTATTGAGTTTTTAGCGGAACTATTTGAAGCACATAAATTGACAGTTGCAATGGTTGATGAGAATAACACACAAATGGCAACTATAACCAAAACAATAGGTCAAATTGATTCTATAAAAGCAGGAACACGTTTCAGTTTAAACGAAGGTCTTTGTGGAAAAGTATTAACTAATAAACAAATTTATCTCTTAGATGATATTGAAAAAGACGGCTACTTTATTCCACGATTTTCAAAGAATGAAAAAACCAATTATGGGTTGCACTCTTTCCTTGCTATTCCTTTTATCAATCAATCGGAAGCAATAGGCTTGCTAATTTTAGAGCACAAGACCCCGGGTTTTTATCAAGACAATCACAAAATTGAGCTAAATGAATATTGTGAATATTATTCTGTCGCTATTTCACGTTTTGTTGAAAACCAATATTTTGAGGGAGCAGAAGAGTAA
- a CDS encoding response regulator: MKIFICEQDQGKAKSMQAILGHYSYKVVTVQKNTDLFKQVNQQRPAVIIVNEGFNENCGVETINRLKNDPETSHIPVIYIGNDNEMVSSLYPPKSTNVEVVQEPVKIKNLKHYIDRWTTFRTLYIKH, translated from the coding sequence ATGAAGATTTTTATTTGTGAACAAGACCAAGGCAAAGCAAAATCTATGCAGGCCATTTTAGGTCACTATAGCTACAAAGTAGTTACAGTACAGAAAAATACAGATCTTTTTAAACAAGTAAATCAACAACGTCCTGCTGTAATTATTGTCAATGAAGGGTTTAATGAAAATTGTGGGGTTGAAACAATTAATCGTCTTAAAAATGATCCTGAAACATCACATATCCCTGTGATTTATATCGGAAATGATAATGAGATGGTTTCCAGTTTATATCCACCCAAAAGTACAAATGTAGAAGTCGTTCAGGAACCGGTTAAAATAAAAAATTTAAAACACTATATCGACCGGTGGACAACTTTTCGAACTTTGTATATTAAGCATTAA